The genomic DNA ACTCAAAGAGGTCAACAGAAGGGACTGGACGTTCCATGACGAGGACGAGTTCTTGGTCAAGATTATAATAATCCAGCAGAGAAATGGCTGCGGATTTCCCTACTAATCCTTCTTCTCCACTGGCCACCCTTCTCATGACAGCCACCTCAAGAGGGAGCGTCACCCCTTTCTTAGTGACGCCTTTACAGATGACATTGGACCTGGGAATGTGCTTTATTGCCACAGGGAAGTCATCTGATGTCCTGCAACCAGCATGGACCGAGCCGAAGCCTCCTTCACCCAGAGGCCACAGCTGCTCATATTTCTCTTCGAGCTCCTCTCGGCTGGTTTTCACTGAGGTggatgtggtggtggtggtgtccttCGTGGGTGTTTCAGCCTccaccctctttctctttcttggtCTGTCCTCAATTTCTGTGACCTTCCTCTTGGAGACGCTGAACCTGGGTTCAGGCTCAGCgatcctctgcctcttcctggagtcatctctctctctggaggCTTTCCGTTTTCTGGACTCAATGCTTTCCAAGGCCGACTCAGAGACACTGATCTTTTGTGGTGTGTCTCCAGCAGCACTGGCCTTTCTCTTTCCACTTCTGGGCTCTGAGATGCTCTTACTTTCtatgaagaagaaaatcaaaatcatTTCAGTACAGGGACAGACCAGATACTTTctcaatattttttaaatagaCTAACTAGTACTAACTTTCAACATGGACACTGCTTGATAAATTCTAATGATAACTAACTACTGGTGGAAAGTAATTAAGTACATTTCTTTATGTACAGTGCTCAGTTACAATTGTAGTTATGAAGGAAGGAATGgagactacaattttcattgactaaaactagactaaaatgtcatcagttttcgtcgactaaaactagacgaaaatagtcacagataattctgactaaaacaagactaaaatgctcagacttttagtcgactgaaacttgactagactaaaaagagtatgaacgtgactaaaactaataaaaactaaaatgacagcttgacacaaagactagactaagactaaaatcaaaacaggccgccaaaaacaacactagttACAACTGTGAGATCAGAGGGGAATATTCTAGTTTTTACTCTCCTATTTATATGATAGCTGCAAGATTTTTCCAGGATTTCTTACTTACCTTTGTTCCCAGAAGCTGCAGGATCAAGAGTTTTAAATTCCTGTGGTGTAAAACGATCCATTTTCCTGTTTATGGCGGTgtaaacacaataaacacaaagcgACAAAGTGACAAAGCGAAGATAAGAGTGAACCAACACACTTGTAACCTGCGTAAGTCTTGAGTGCTCTATGTGCTATTTATTAAAACTGAGCTATATATATAGAAACAGACCGAAGCATCAAAGCCAAGGTTCTAGAACTCTAGAATTCTAGAGCCTTGGTGGTGCTAattctacagtgtgtgtgcgtgtgtgcgtgtgtgtgtgcgtatgtgcgttTGCGTGTGCGCGCACGCAGGTACAACAGAAAGGGTGCAAATCCACTGCTG from Chaetodon trifascialis isolate fChaTrf1 chromosome 6, fChaTrf1.hap1, whole genome shotgun sequence includes the following:
- the LOC139332178 gene encoding serine/threonine-protein kinase pim-1-like yields the protein MILIFFFIESKSISEPRSGKRKASAAGDTPQKISVSESALESIESRKRKASRERDDSRKRQRIAEPEPRFSVSKRKVTEIEDRPRKRKRVEAETPTKDTTTTTSTSVKTSREELEEKYEQLWPLGEGGFGSVHAGCRTSDDFPVAIKHIPRSNVICKGVTKKGVTLPLEVAVMRRVASGEEGLVGKSAAISLLDYYNLDQELVLVMERPVPSVDLFEYIQENGGFLLEEEAKVLMKQLVEAARELQSKNVFHRDIKVENILLQTGTDVPRLRLIDFGLSCFTNKTSKYRIFYGTPAHIPPEWIQHGTYSAGPTTVWQLGVVLYEMLHRDIAFDTTQFLSQELQISEEFSQNCQDMLCQCLSVDPMQRPSLDELRFHPWLT